CACATACACTTATATTGGTTATAATGAGAAAAACTCAATTTTCAAAGATAAAACTGTTAGGCTAGCATTAAGTAAACTAATTGATAGAGATAAAATAATTAAAACCATTTATTTTGGGATGGCACAAAAAGTTCAATCCCCAACTTATTTTAAAAGACCAGAATACAATAAATTTCTCAAGCCAATAGATTTTGATGTTGAAAATGCTAAAAAAACTTTGACTGATGCGGGTTGGAAAGATTCTGATGGGGATGGAATTTTGGATAAAGTTCTTGAAGGGAAAAAAACAGATTTTAAATTCAAATATTTAATCTCTTCTTCAAGTCCTGTAGCTACTCAAATATGCTTAGTATCAATTGCAGAATTAAAAAAGATAGGAATAGTAGCCGAAACCGAGGAACTTGAATGGTCAATATTTCTAAAAAAACAGCGTGATGGTCAATATGATGCATATTTAGGTGCTTGGGCTATGGATGCTGTTGAAGGGGATATGTATCAAATTTGGCATTCTAAATCCTCCGTTGGAGGTGGGAGTAACAAGATATTCTATAACAACCCAATGGTAGATTCTTTAATTGAAACAATTAGAGGTGAATTTGATTTTGAGAAAAGAAAATCTTTATATCAAGATGTTCAAAAAATTATTTATGAAGATCAACCATATACTTTTTTAATATCTCAAGTTTTTACTGGAAGCTATAGTGCTAGATTTCAAAATGTTGAATTTTTTCCAAATAGACCATGTTTTGCAGCAAATTTATGGTATGTTCCAACATTGGCTCAGAAATATAAAAATTAAAATTCTCAATTTATATTTTTTAATTTTGTAATTTTTTTAATATCTACATTTTTTAATTGTATCTTTAATCAATAACAGATAAACGGTAAGTTTCTTGATTACATATATCATAAAAAGAGTATTACTTTTCATACCTACATTAATTGCAATTACTTTAGTAACTTTTGGTATAAGTAAATTAGCTCCAGGTGATCCGTTAGAATTAAAAGTAGGTCTTTCTGGAGAAAACCAAAGGGCAGACAGAGTTCTTAGTAAAGCTTCATATGAACAATTGAGAAAACAATGGAATTTTGACAAACCAATTTGGTATTGGACACTTTTTGATACATTGAAAAACGCAAATGGTGAGCTACTTCCAAATATAGAACAAATTACTTTTAGGTGGAATGGATTAGAAAATCAATATCATTTATGGGCTAAAAAGGCTTTACTTTTTGATTTTGGTAAATCTATAAAAGACAATAAAGATGTACTTCCAAAAATTTGGGAGAGAGTACCAATTACTTTACTAATGAGCATTATTTCAATTATTTTATCATATTTGATAGCAATCCCTATTGGTATTTATTCTGCAACTCATCCAGGTAGTTGGTTGGATAGATTATTAAGTACATCATTATTTGCTTTATATTCATTACCTAATTTTTGGGTTGCAACATTAATGTTTATTTATGTTTGTATTGGAGGAGGATATTTAGACTGGTTCCCTTCTTCCAATTTACATTCAATTGATTATAGTGATTCATGGAGTTGGTTTGAGAAAACAAATGATTTACTTTGGCATTTAGTTTTACCTATGATAGTTTATACTTATGGAAGTTTTGCTTATATCTCAAGGCAAATGAGAACTGCAATGCTTGAAGTTGTAAGACAAGATTATATTCGAACTGCAAGGGCTAAAGGATTAAAAGAAAAAACTGTTATTTTTAAACATGCATTAAGAAACTCATTAATCCCAATTATAACTT
Above is a window of Chlorobiota bacterium DNA encoding:
- a CDS encoding ABC transporter permease, with protein sequence MITYIIKRVLLFIPTLIAITLVTFGISKLAPGDPLELKVGLSGENQRADRVLSKASYEQLRKQWNFDKPIWYWTLFDTLKNANGELLPNIEQITFRWNGLENQYHLWAKKALLFDFGKSIKDNKDVLPKIWERVPITLLMSIISIILSYLIAIPIGIYSATHPGSWLDRLLSTSLFALYSLPNFWVATLMFIYVCIGGGYLDWFPSSNLHSIDYSDSWSWFEKTNDLLWHLVLPMIVYTYGSFAYISRQMRTAMLEVVRQDYIRTARAKGLKEKTVIFKHALRNSLIPIITLLAGLLPGLLGGSIIVESIFTIPGIGKLAFEALTERDYPIIMAELIISAVLTMIGVLFADILYSVADPRIAFDKKSS